A single window of Terriglobales bacterium DNA harbors:
- a CDS encoding M28 family peptidase: protein MLKVVVFTLLLLVPAVGAFPQSQRSKRKAMGAERDPSPAVARAVKAIDAEKIRAHVRYLADDRLQGRGTGQPGGDLAARYIAEQFAAYGLKPAGDQGTFMQRVPLVGLTTEPQTTFAIVPASGAEMKLTMLDDYVIMDQTQVTESHIDAPVVFVGYGVSAPEFGWDDYKGADLKGKVLLMLVNEPPSEDPRFFKGPALTYYGRWTYKFEEAARRGAVGAILIHKTDMASYGWDVVRNSWSGERSDLKASGPKLKAASWIQLDVARKALAAAGKNVDELMQQARARSFRPIELPLRLKAHVLTKVRSFESSNVIAKLEGSDATYRNQAVIYTAHYDHLGIRPGMAGDNIFNGAVDNASGCAVLLEMARVFAEASERPRRSILFAAVTAEEQGLLGSEYLGKHPPIPAARIVLNLNFDGIPPRGEPEQVEVSGSERTTFYPVVKSTAESFGLEIVPDSNPSAGYYYRSDHFSLARVGVPGFSVEAGLKYKGKTLEWGRQQRDEYTAKRYHQPGDEYREDMDFATLQTLARFGFTLGWKAALLRQGVEWLPGDEFEAARKASRKALAAP, encoded by the coding sequence ATGTTGAAGGTCGTTGTGTTCACCCTTCTGCTCTTGGTCCCGGCGGTCGGGGCTTTCCCTCAGAGCCAGCGCTCGAAGCGCAAGGCTATGGGCGCGGAACGCGACCCTTCTCCCGCCGTGGCCCGCGCGGTGAAGGCCATTGACGCGGAGAAGATCCGAGCCCACGTCCGCTACCTCGCCGACGACCGCCTGCAGGGGCGCGGCACCGGCCAGCCCGGCGGCGACCTTGCGGCCAGGTACATCGCCGAGCAGTTCGCCGCCTACGGTCTGAAGCCCGCCGGCGACCAGGGCACGTTCATGCAGCGCGTCCCGCTGGTGGGCCTGACCACCGAGCCGCAGACCACCTTCGCCATCGTTCCGGCCTCCGGCGCGGAGATGAAGCTCACCATGCTCGACGACTACGTCATCATGGACCAGACGCAAGTGACCGAATCCCACATCGACGCGCCCGTGGTCTTCGTGGGCTACGGCGTCTCCGCCCCTGAGTTCGGATGGGACGACTACAAGGGCGCCGACCTCAAGGGCAAAGTGCTGCTCATGCTGGTGAACGAACCGCCTTCTGAGGATCCCAGATTTTTCAAAGGGCCGGCGCTCACCTATTACGGACGCTGGACGTACAAGTTCGAGGAGGCGGCGCGCCGCGGCGCCGTGGGCGCCATCCTCATCCACAAGACCGACATGGCCAGCTACGGCTGGGACGTGGTGCGCAACTCCTGGTCCGGGGAGCGCTCCGACCTGAAAGCCAGCGGTCCCAAGCTCAAGGCGGCTTCCTGGATCCAGTTGGACGTGGCGCGCAAGGCGCTGGCCGCCGCCGGCAAGAACGTGGATGAACTCATGCAGCAGGCCCGCGCGCGCAGCTTCCGTCCCATCGAGTTGCCGCTGCGCCTGAAGGCGCACGTCCTGACCAAGGTGCGCAGCTTCGAATCGAGCAACGTGATTGCGAAGCTCGAGGGCTCCGATGCCACGTACCGCAACCAGGCCGTCATCTACACCGCGCATTACGACCACCTGGGCATTCGTCCCGGCATGGCGGGCGATAACATCTTCAACGGCGCCGTGGATAACGCCAGCGGCTGCGCCGTCCTGCTGGAAATGGCGCGCGTGTTCGCGGAGGCCTCCGAGCGCCCGCGGCGCTCCATCCTCTTCGCCGCCGTCACCGCCGAGGAGCAGGGACTGCTGGGCTCCGAATACCTGGGCAAGCATCCGCCCATCCCCGCCGCCCGCATCGTGCTGAACCTGAACTTCGACGGCATCCCGCCGCGCGGCGAGCCCGAGCAGGTCGAGGTCTCGGGTTCCGAGCGCACCACGTTCTATCCCGTGGTCAAGTCCACGGCGGAGAGCTTCGGCCTGGAGATCGTGCCCGATTCCAATCCCTCCGCCGGCTATTACTATCGCTCCGACCACTTCAGCCTGGCCCGCGTCGGTGTGCCCGGGTTCTCAGTCGAAGCCGGCCTCAAGTACAAGGGAAAGACCCTGGAATGGGGACGCCAGCAGCGCGACGAGTACACCGCCAAGCGCTACCACCAGCCCGGCGACGAGTACCGGGAGGACATGGACTTCGCCACGCTGCAAACCCTGGCCCGCTTCGGCTTCACCCTGGGCTGGAAAGCGGCTTTGCTGCGCCAGGGCGTCGAGTGGCTGCCCGGCGACGAGTTCGAGGCCGCCCGCAAGGCCAGCCGCAAGGCCTTAGCCGCCCCGTGA
- a CDS encoding TlpA disulfide reductase family protein: protein MGSIGKGKPAPEISLPGMNGDRFSLAEARQRGPVLAAFFKVSCPTCQYTFPFLERLYQAYPSDKVTVVGISQNPREETAQFAEKFGITFPLYLDDTRTYPVSNSYGLTNVPSLFFISPEGRVEQVTVGWLRSEIDELNKRLAAAAAVPKAQVFAPGEEVVDYMAG from the coding sequence ATGGGTTCGATTGGCAAGGGAAAGCCGGCGCCGGAGATCTCGCTGCCGGGCATGAATGGCGACCGCTTCTCGCTGGCGGAGGCGCGCCAGCGCGGCCCCGTGCTGGCGGCGTTCTTCAAGGTTTCCTGCCCCACCTGCCAGTACACTTTCCCCTTCCTCGAGCGGCTCTATCAAGCCTACCCGAGCGACAAGGTAACCGTGGTCGGCATCTCGCAGAACCCGCGCGAGGAGACAGCGCAGTTTGCCGAGAAGTTCGGCATCACTTTCCCTCTCTATCTCGACGACACCCGCACGTACCCGGTCTCAAACTCCTATGGTCTCACCAACGTGCCTTCGCTGTTCTTTATCTCGCCGGAGGGCAGGGTGGAACAGGTCACGGTAGGCTGGCTGCGCTCGGAGATCGACGAACTGAACAAGCGGCTGGCCGCAGCCGCCGCCGTCCCCAAAGCGCAGGTGTTCGCGCCCGGGGAAGAAGTCGTCGACTACATGGCCGGTTGA
- a CDS encoding A/G-specific adenine glycosylase, protein MARPPVRVVPRLRAQLLAWYDRNRRDLPWRRARHPYRVWVSEIMLQQTRVAVVQERYRDFLRRFPNLRALAAARRADVLAAWSGLGYYRRARTMHRAARLLVRERGGRFPRSAAELRALPGIGRYTAAAIASIAFGEPAAVVDGNVERVLRRLLGAPGKGAHASLWEAAGELISQHRPGDFNQAMMELGATVCLPRVPLCAACPLAAWCRTRGALEPAPRLRRRKRQIAYGLAVTPRAVYLMRRPERASLMPGMWELPEIAQNQAAVPAVLAMLRHAITSTDYTVRVVALDGTRPGGGRWIPRSRLASLPLTGLTRKILRNTGLLES, encoded by the coding sequence ATGGCCCGCCCCCCTGTCCGCGTCGTGCCTCGCCTGCGCGCCCAGCTGCTGGCCTGGTATGACCGGAACCGGCGCGACCTGCCCTGGCGGCGTGCGCGCCACCCGTATCGCGTCTGGGTTTCCGAGATCATGCTGCAACAGACGCGCGTGGCTGTGGTGCAGGAGCGCTACCGTGACTTCCTGCGGCGCTTCCCTAATCTGCGCGCCCTGGCAGCGGCGCGGAGGGCGGATGTACTGGCCGCCTGGAGCGGCCTGGGTTACTACCGTCGGGCGCGCACGATGCACCGCGCCGCGCGCCTGCTGGTGCGCGAGCGTGGCGGGCGCTTCCCGCGCTCGGCGGCGGAACTACGCGCGCTTCCCGGCATCGGGCGCTACACGGCTGCCGCCATCGCCAGCATCGCTTTCGGCGAGCCCGCCGCCGTGGTGGACGGCAACGTAGAACGCGTGTTGCGCCGCCTGCTGGGCGCTCCCGGCAAGGGCGCCCATGCCTCCCTCTGGGAGGCCGCGGGAGAACTCATTTCCCAGCACCGTCCCGGCGACTTCAACCAGGCGATGATGGAGCTGGGCGCCACGGTGTGCCTGCCGCGAGTGCCGCTCTGTGCCGCGTGTCCGCTGGCGGCCTGGTGCCGGACGCGGGGCGCGCTGGAGCCGGCGCCGCGGCTGCGCCGCCGGAAGAGGCAGATCGCGTACGGCCTGGCCGTCACCCCACGGGCCGTCTACCTGATGCGGCGTCCCGAACGGGCATCCCTGATGCCGGGAATGTGGGAACTCCCGGAAATTGCGCAGAACCAAGCCGCTGTGCCGGCGGTCCTGGCCATGCTGCGCCATGCCATCACCAGCACCGACTACACCGTGCGCGTGGTGGCGCTCGATGGAACGCGCCCTGGAGGCGGGCGCTGGATCCCGCGCTCGCGTCTGGCCTCGCTCCCCCTCACCGGCCTGACCCGCAAGATCCTCCGAAACACAGGCCTGCTCGAAAGCTGA
- a CDS encoding pilus assembly PilX N-terminal domain-containing protein, with amino-acid sequence MKPHRSEGERGVALLMALFAMMLLSAIAIGLMYMSDTETSINLNYREQQRAFFAAQAGLAEVRERMTVSNTGAHRITGPAGLPPMAGSVIYVTNPATGETVTPNVPGSRYFDTQLCHENLSGLGMTNPGPGKQCTTAASSPGVYAPFLASDAPFNSSAAALEYKWVRITAKANRTGDPYYVDGGANAGTYDTQVCFDGLNEKVLPAGYATCSSDPPPPQFMYMRPVYVLTALAVTRTGARRMVQMEVAEQPPMITNAAVDSQDHVSLSGQLTVNGYDQCSCLCTTTVVKGVKKTDCVDRPGKICDKSKWAIYSSQTVDNPNSSETVIAGPDPPIAQNQPWFYDIPSMVETFGGNPTAVNVTGPPYNYTCSGSPADCGTHPDQQFGGLPSPFPPADPSNPIGVVNQITYVPGDLKLTNAASGAGILVVDGDLEINGGLQFYGLILVKGVVAFTGGGANPTNIVGAVLAGQQSLDNTVLGGSAVINYDLCALQQKQAPQPPTIIAYREVHY; translated from the coding sequence ATGAAACCGCATCGTAGTGAGGGGGAACGGGGCGTGGCGCTGCTGATGGCGCTGTTCGCCATGATGCTGCTTTCGGCTATCGCAATCGGGCTGATGTACATGTCCGACACCGAGACCAGCATTAATCTCAACTACCGGGAGCAGCAGCGCGCCTTCTTTGCCGCCCAGGCGGGCCTGGCGGAGGTGCGCGAGCGCATGACCGTCAGCAACACCGGCGCTCACCGGATCACCGGGCCGGCCGGGCTGCCGCCGATGGCCGGTTCGGTCATCTATGTGACCAATCCCGCCACGGGAGAGACGGTAACGCCCAACGTGCCGGGCAGCCGCTACTTCGACACCCAGCTCTGCCATGAGAACCTGTCCGGCCTGGGCATGACCAACCCGGGTCCCGGCAAGCAGTGCACCACGGCCGCCTCCTCGCCGGGCGTGTACGCGCCGTTCCTGGCCAGCGACGCGCCTTTCAACAGCAGCGCCGCCGCGCTGGAGTACAAGTGGGTGCGCATCACCGCCAAGGCCAACCGCACCGGCGATCCGTACTACGTGGATGGGGGCGCGAACGCCGGTACCTATGACACGCAGGTCTGTTTTGACGGCCTGAACGAAAAAGTGCTGCCGGCCGGATACGCGACCTGCTCTTCGGACCCGCCGCCGCCGCAATTCATGTACATGCGCCCGGTGTACGTGCTGACCGCGCTGGCGGTCACGCGCACCGGCGCGCGCCGCATGGTGCAGATGGAAGTGGCGGAACAGCCGCCCATGATCACCAACGCCGCCGTGGATTCGCAGGACCACGTCAGCCTGAGCGGACAACTCACAGTGAATGGCTACGACCAGTGCTCGTGCCTATGTACCACGACGGTCGTGAAAGGAGTGAAAAAGACCGATTGTGTGGATCGCCCCGGAAAGATCTGTGACAAGAGCAAATGGGCCATCTACTCGTCGCAGACGGTGGACAATCCGAATTCATCGGAGACTGTCATTGCAGGTCCCGATCCGCCCATCGCGCAGAACCAGCCCTGGTTCTACGACATCCCGTCCATGGTCGAGACCTTCGGCGGCAATCCTACCGCGGTGAACGTGACTGGCCCGCCATACAACTATACTTGTTCCGGCTCGCCTGCCGATTGCGGCACGCACCCAGACCAGCAGTTTGGCGGCTTGCCCAGTCCTTTTCCTCCGGCTGACCCCAGCAACCCGATCGGGGTGGTCAACCAGATCACGTACGTTCCCGGCGATCTCAAGCTGACCAACGCGGCTTCCGGAGCGGGCATCTTAGTGGTGGATGGCGACCTGGAGATCAACGGCGGCCTGCAGTTCTACGGCTTGATCCTGGTGAAAGGCGTGGTGGCCTTCACAGGCGGCGGCGCGAACCCTACCAACATCGTAGGGGCGGTGCTGGCCGGCCAGCAGTCGCTGGACAATACCGTACTGGGCGGCAGCGCCGTGATCAATTACGACCTGTGCGCGCTGCAACAGAAGCAGGCGCCGCAACCACCGACGATCATCGCCTACCGCGAGGTCCATTATTAG
- a CDS encoding type II secretion system protein: protein MAHHRASNERGFSLIELLTVIAILSIVMGVVFREIIRVQQRFRTEEAKLDVFQEARNFMDRFVRDLHQAGYPGLKMYEPGAITLNPKINDRRVAAGLVSVSNSDIVFEADVDGDGQVDSIRYTLATGPGGTCPCTIRRSQVIKIHGTSPLSQPTSYFGMVGNIVNSGGSGGTGPNGSRSICFPNPLGGACSSTSPYASATGVTSISNDTVYGPYMTQPVFQAFDRNGFAVTLPVDINTNPTALKNIRTIRVTMNVLAATPDPQTLMRPAVSLTASARLQN from the coding sequence ATGGCACACCATCGGGCAAGCAACGAGCGAGGCTTCTCGCTGATCGAGCTGTTGACCGTCATCGCCATCCTGAGCATCGTCATGGGCGTGGTCTTCCGCGAGATTATCCGGGTGCAGCAGCGATTCCGCACCGAGGAAGCCAAGCTGGACGTGTTCCAGGAGGCGCGCAACTTCATGGACCGCTTCGTGCGCGACCTGCACCAGGCCGGGTATCCTGGGCTGAAGATGTACGAGCCCGGCGCCATCACGCTCAACCCCAAGATCAACGACCGCCGGGTGGCGGCCGGGCTGGTGTCGGTGAGCAACAGCGACATCGTCTTTGAAGCGGATGTGGACGGCGATGGCCAGGTGGACAGCATCCGCTACACGCTGGCGACCGGTCCCGGCGGCACCTGTCCGTGCACGATCCGCCGCAGCCAGGTGATCAAGATCCACGGGACCTCACCCTTGAGCCAGCCCACCAGCTATTTCGGCATGGTGGGCAACATCGTGAACAGCGGAGGCTCCGGCGGGACCGGCCCCAATGGCTCGCGTTCCATTTGCTTTCCCAACCCGCTGGGCGGAGCCTGTTCCTCCACCAGCCCCTACGCGTCGGCCACGGGAGTGACCAGCATCTCCAACGACACGGTCTATGGCCCCTACATGACGCAGCCCGTCTTCCAGGCGTTTGACCGTAACGGGTTTGCGGTCACGCTGCCCGTCGACATCAACACCAATCCCACGGCCCTCAAGAACATCCGTACCATCCGGGTAACCATGAATGTGCTGGCGGCGACGCCCGATCCGCAGACGCTGATGCGTCCCGCAGTCTCGCTCACGGCTTCCGCCCGGCTACAGAACTAG
- a CDS encoding prepilin-type N-terminal cleavage/methylation domain-containing protein, which yields MRASRRPVEEPREAGMSLIELMIAMVVMTVGFMATMILISTAIASNNRNKLDTTATALSQMVTETAAAQSVVVGAPISVVDCRPASAGGPQTWTIATAVGPNPGDQAGANVDNSTGSIDFTQLYASVPVGYKMEFVACGAGGTQATYDVRWNIRRISAFSKLVTVSARQIGARAGGPQQLQYFARPVTLRTIAGF from the coding sequence ATGCGAGCGAGCAGACGTCCGGTTGAAGAGCCGCGCGAAGCGGGCATGTCGCTGATCGAGCTGATGATCGCCATGGTGGTGATGACGGTGGGGTTCATGGCCACCATGATCCTGATCTCGACCGCCATCGCCAGCAACAACCGCAACAAGCTGGACACCACCGCCACGGCGCTTTCGCAGATGGTCACCGAGACGGCGGCGGCGCAATCGGTGGTGGTGGGCGCGCCCATCAGCGTAGTGGACTGCAGGCCGGCTTCGGCCGGTGGGCCGCAGACCTGGACCATCGCCACCGCCGTGGGTCCGAATCCGGGCGACCAGGCGGGAGCCAACGTGGACAACAGCACCGGCAGCATCGACTTCACGCAGCTCTACGCCAGCGTTCCGGTGGGCTACAAGATGGAGTTCGTGGCCTGCGGCGCCGGCGGTACGCAGGCCACCTACGACGTGCGCTGGAACATCCGGCGCATCAGCGCCTTCTCCAAGCTGGTGACGGTGTCGGCGCGGCAGATCGGGGCGCGCGCAGGCGGGCCGCAGCAGCTGCAGTATTTCGCGCGCCCGGTGACCCTGCGCACTATCGCAGGCTTTTAG